Proteins from one Camelina sativa cultivar DH55 chromosome 8, Cs, whole genome shotgun sequence genomic window:
- the LOC104706775 gene encoding uncharacterized protein LOC104706775 isoform X1, with product MKREYLDYTLVPLGLALMVFYHLWLLYRIINRPSSTVVGLNAFNRRLWVQAMMEDSSKNGVLAVQTLRNNIMASTLLASTAIMLCSLIAVLMTSGTGERSVWFVFGDKSDRAFSLKFFAILVCFLVAFLLNVQSIRYYSHASILINVPFKQLMAVSSGGRGNGGLMINQDYVAATVNRGSYFWSLGLRAFYFSSPLFLWIFGPIPMFITCCVLVCSLYFLDLTFDSMKCTVGVADGEEPEIRSLAQNV from the exons ATGAAGCGTGAGTATTTGGATTACACACTGGTTCCTTTAGGACTGGCTTTGATGGTGTTCTATCATCTATGGCTTCTCTACCGTATCATCAACCGTCCATCTTCGACCGTTGTTGGCCTTAACGCTTTCAATCGCCGCCTTTGGGTCCAAGCCATGATGGAG GATTCATCCAAAAACGGCGTTTTAGCGGTACAAACGCTAAGGAATAACATAATGGCGTCAACTCTATTGGCATCAACGGCAATAATGTTGTGTTCACTAATCGCGGTGCTAATGACCAGCGGTACAGGAGAGCGTTccgtttggtttgtgtttggtgaCAAAAGCGACCGAGCCTTCTCGCTCAAGTTCTTTGCAATCCTAGTGTGTTTCCTAGTCGCGTTTCTTCTAAATGTCCAATCAATTCGTTATTACAGCCATGCAAGCATCCTCATCAATGTCCCATTTAAACAGCTCATGGCTGTTTCCTCAGGTGGTCGTGGTAATGGTGGTCTCATGATAAACCAAGACTATGTGGCTGCAACGGTTAACCGTGGGAGCTACTTCTGGTCGCTAGGGCTAAGAGCGTTCTACTTCTCATCGCCTTTGTTCCTATGGATTTTTGGTCCCATCCCAATGTTCATAACTTGTTGCGTTCTTGTTTGTTCGTTGTACTTCCTTGATTTAACGTTTGACTCGATGAAATGTACCGTTGGAGTCGCAGACGGGGAGGAGCCAGAGATTAGAAGCTTAGCTCAGAATGTTTAG
- the LOC104706775 gene encoding uncharacterized protein LOC104706775 isoform X2, whose amino-acid sequence MKREYLDYTLVPLGLALMVFYHLWLLYRIINRPSSTVVGLNAFNRRLWVQAMMEDSSKNGVLAVQTLRNNIMASTLLASTAIMLCSLIAVLMTSGTGERSVCHASILINVPFKQLMAVSSGGRGNGGLMINQDYVAATVNRGSYFWSLGLRAFYFSSPLFLWIFGPIPMFITCCVLVCSLYFLDLTFDSMKCTVGVADGEEPEIRSLAQNV is encoded by the exons ATGAAGCGTGAGTATTTGGATTACACACTGGTTCCTTTAGGACTGGCTTTGATGGTGTTCTATCATCTATGGCTTCTCTACCGTATCATCAACCGTCCATCTTCGACCGTTGTTGGCCTTAACGCTTTCAATCGCCGCCTTTGGGTCCAAGCCATGATGGAG GATTCATCCAAAAACGGCGTTTTAGCGGTACAAACGCTAAGGAATAACATAATGGCGTCAACTCTATTGGCATCAACGGCAATAATGTTGTGTTCACTAATCGCGGTGCTAATGACCAGCGGTACAGGAGAGCGTTccgtttg CCATGCAAGCATCCTCATCAATGTCCCATTTAAACAGCTCATGGCTGTTTCCTCAGGTGGTCGTGGTAATGGTGGTCTCATGATAAACCAAGACTATGTGGCTGCAACGGTTAACCGTGGGAGCTACTTCTGGTCGCTAGGGCTAAGAGCGTTCTACTTCTCATCGCCTTTGTTCCTATGGATTTTTGGTCCCATCCCAATGTTCATAACTTGTTGCGTTCTTGTTTGTTCGTTGTACTTCCTTGATTTAACGTTTGACTCGATGAAATGTACCGTTGGAGTCGCAGACGGGGAGGAGCCAGAGATTAGAAGCTTAGCTCAGAATGTTTAG
- the LOC104706773 gene encoding NAC domain-containing protein 91-like isoform X2 produces MGTMGFAWFCDVADFSVVKTTDSEWLFFCPLDRKYPSGSRMNRATVAGYWKATGKDRKIKSGKTKIIGVKRTLVFYTGRAPKGTRTCWIMHEYRATEKDLDGTKSGQNPFVICKLFKKQDIVNGAAPEDSKSCEVEPAVSSPTVVDEMRSEVDMSEVSPVFPKTEDTKPCCDVAESSLLVSSECRSENSAAEATTTGLDDIDWLSYLEFDSLNQKLFSPLHSQLQSEIGSSVNGYQSGSNELFRNHNGDHIQTQYGTNDADEYMTKFLESFNEIPYELPERKELVEQKPEQIPHHEPHNILRTCNQISDVSQTGIKIRTRRAQAPGCAEKFVMQGDAPRRLRLQVHLDSHKSETDSTQLLCIKKEVKDTTKETITKGCGSFTRSKSKTSFIFKKIAVMRCSYKGLLRAGVVALVFVMSVCSLIIA; encoded by the exons ATGGGAACCATGGGATTTGCCTG gttttgtgaTGTTGCAGATTTTTCTGTGGTGAAGACGACAGATTCAGAGTGGCTCTTCTTCTGTCCATTGGACAGGAAGTATCCGAGTGGAAGTAGGATGAATCGAGCTACTGTGGCTGGTTACTGGAAG GCTACGGGAAAAGACCGTAAGATTAAATCAGGGAAGACCAAGATTATAGGTGTTAAGAGGACTCTAGTGTTTTATACAGGTCGTGCTCCTAAGGGAACACGGACTTGTTGGATTATGCATGAGTACCGCGCTACAGAGAAGGATCTTGATGGAACTAAGTCAGGACAG AACCCATTTGTTATTTGCAAGTTGTTTAAGAAGCAAGATATTGTGAACGGAGCTGCACCAGAAGATTCAAAGTCATGTGAAGTTGAACCAGCGGTCTCGTCTCCAACTGTTGTGGACGAGATGAGATCTGAGGTTGACATGTCTGAGGTATCTCCTGTTTTCCCTAAAACCGAAGACACGAAGCCTTGTTGTGATGTCGCGGAATCTTCGCTTCTAGTCTCCAGCGAATGTCGTAGTGAAAACTCTGCCGCTGAGGCTACAACCACCGGA CTTGATGATATTGATTGGCTCTCATATCTGGAGTTTGATTCCTTGAATCAGAAACTGTTCTCTCCGTTGCACTCTCAGTTGCAATCTGAGATTGGATCCTCTGTCAATGGTTATCAATCTGGTTCAAACGAACTGTTCAGAAACCACAATGGGGATCACATTCAGACTCAGTACGGTACAAACGATGCGGATGAATATATGACCAAGTTCTTGGAGTCTTTTAATGAGATTCCTTATGAGCTTCCAGAGAGGAAAGAGTTAGTGGAACAGAAGCCAGAACAGATACCACATCATGAGCCACATAATATTCTCAGGACATGCAACCAGATCAGTGATGTATCTCAAACAGGGATTAAGATTAGGACACGACGGGCACAAGCCCCTGGTTGTGCTGAGAAGTTTGTAATGCAAGGTGATGCCCCAAGAAGGTTACGTCTTCAGGTTCACCTTGACAGTCACAAGTCAGAAACTGACAGCACACAACTCCTCTGTATCAAGAAAGAG GTTAAGGACACTACAAAGGAAACTATAACGAAAGGATGTGGTAGTTTCACCAGATCAAAGAGCAAGACCAGTTTCATATTCAAGAAGATTGCAGTTATGAGATGTTCATACAAAGGGCTGCTAAGAGCGGGTGTGGTAGCGCTTGTGTTTGTGATGTCGGTTTGCAGTCTAATAATCGCATAA
- the LOC104706779 gene encoding uncharacterized protein LOC104706779 isoform X1, protein MEVFGKSPMVTSAPNVIYLSAILGRDCDGPNQGHKCDWKCENEIVCGNMYRCKLTGLTHVCDKNCNQRILYDNHSSLCRASGWVFPLSSVEEQAVRGVRRKLDAESHPSESCSFKRRRRDAQFHASPFERSFSAVSPICSPAGDGMELS, encoded by the exons ATGGAGGTATTTGGAAAATCTCCCATGGTTACATCTGCACCCAATGTTATTTACTTGTCTGCAATTCTGGGTCGCGATTGCGATGGACCCAACCAGGGTCACAAATGTGACTGGAAATGTGAGAATGAGATTGTTTGTGGGAATATGTACCGCTGCAAACTAACTGGCCTGACTCATGTCTGCGACAAGAACTGTAACCAGAG GATTCTCTATGATAACCATAGCTCCTTGTGCCGTGCCAGCGGCTGGGTTTTCCCTCTCTCGTCGGTTGAGGAGCAGGCTGTGAGAGGTGTCCGTAGGAAGCTCGATGCTGAGAGTCATCCTTCTGAGAGCTGTTCGTTTAAGCGTCGTCGTCGTGATGCTCAGTTCCATGCTTCTCCTTTCGAGAGGTCTTTCTCTGCTGTGAGCCCCATCTGCAGCCCAGCTGGAGACGGGATGGAGTTGAGTTAG
- the LOC104706772 gene encoding heavy metal-associated isoprenylated plant protein 3-like: MGEEVKPEAKEAASVPEAVPGPAKAEEEEKKKVVAEEKKDAAEEEKPSEEEEPQPPPPPPPFILYVDLHCVGCAKKIERSILKIRGVEEVVMDMNENEVTIKGVLDPQAVCNKIKKKTKRMAKVLSPLPAAEGEPLPPIITSQVSGGLTTVELNVNMHCQACADQLRKKILKMRGVQTTVTEHTTGKVIVTGTMDAEKLVDYVYRRTKKQARIVPQPDPEPENPAAEEVKKEEGGEGEEKPPETGEKKQEEKEGEEMEEEGGGEDAGAAAMEEGRHYEMAAMAEEEGMKRMMYYYQPSYIIERVPPPQLFSDENPNACCIT; encoded by the exons ATGGGCGAAGAAGTAAAACCA GAGGCAAAGGAGGCAGCATCAGTTCCAGAGGCCGTTCCAGGGCCGGCCAAagcggaggaagaggagaagaagaaagttgtggccgaggagaagaaagatgcAGCTGAGGAGGAGAAACCATCAGAGGAGGAAGAGCcgcaaccaccaccaccgcctccaccaTTCATACTCTACGTCGACTTGCATTGTGTAGGATGCGCCAAGAAGATTGAAAGATCTATTCTAAAAATTAGAg GTGTGGAAGAAGTGGTGATGGACATGAATGAGAACGAAGTGACGATAAAGGGAGTGTTGGATCCGCAAGCAGTTTgcaacaaaatcaagaagaagactaaAAGAATGGCCAAAGTCCTCTCTCCACTTCCGGCGGCCGAGGGAGAGCCTCTGCCACCGATCATAACGTCTCAGGTCTCCGGAGGCCTCACCACCGTTGAGCTTAACGTCAACATGCACTGCCAAGCTTGTGCTGACCAGCTCAGGAAGAAGATTCTCAAAATGAGAG GGGTACAAACAACTGTGACGGAACATACCACGGGAAAAGTAATAGTGACTGGAACAATGGACGCCGAGAAGCTTGTAGATTACGTCTACCGTCGAACAAAAAAACAAGCCCGAATAGTACCCCAACCTGACCCGGAACCGGAAAACCCGGCTGCGGAGGAAGTGAAGAAGGAGGAGGGCGGCGAAGGCGAGGAGAAACCGCCAGAAACgggagagaagaagcaagaagagaaggagggAGAGGAGATGGAGGAGGAAGGTGGCGGAGAAGATGCGGGTGCGGCCGCTATGGAGGAGGGAAGACACTATGAGATGGCCGCGATGGCGGAAGAGGAAGGTATGAAGAGGATGATGTATTATTATCAGCCCTCATACATCATCGAAAGGGTTCCTCCGCCGCAGCTTTTTAGCGACGAGAACCCTAATGCTTGTTgcattacttaa
- the LOC104706773 gene encoding NAC domain-containing protein 91-like isoform X3: protein MDVLSLASLPVGFRFSPTDEELVKYYLRLKINGHDDDVRVIREIDICKWEPWDLPDFSVVKTTDSEWLFFCPLDRKYPSGSRMNRATVAGYWKATGKDRKIKSGKTKIIGVKRTLVFYTGRAPKGTRTCWIMHEYRATEKDLDGTKSGQNPFVICKLFKKQDIVNGAAPEDSKSCEVEPAVSSPTVVDEMRSEVDMSEVSPVFPKTEDTKPCCDVAESSLLVSSECRSENSAAEATTTGLDDIDWLSYLEFDSLNQKLFSPLHSQLQSEIGSSVNGYQSGSNELFRNHNGDHIQTQYGTNDADEYMTKFLESFNEIPYELPERKELVEQKPEQIPHHEPHNILRTCNQISDVSQTGIKIRTRRAQAPGCAEKFVMQGDAPRRLRLQVHLDSHKSETDSTQLLCIKKEVKDTTKETITKGCGSFTRSKSKTSFIFKKIAVMRCSYKGLLRAGVVALVFVMSVCSLIIA, encoded by the exons ATGGATGTATTATCGCTGGCTTCACTACCTGTGGGGTTCAGATTTAGTCCAACGGATGAAGAGTTAGTAAAGTACTATCTCCGGCTCAAGATCAATGGTCACGATGACGACGTCAGAGTCATCCGTGAGATCGATATCTGCAAATGGGAACCATGGGATTTGCCTG ATTTTTCTGTGGTGAAGACGACAGATTCAGAGTGGCTCTTCTTCTGTCCATTGGACAGGAAGTATCCGAGTGGAAGTAGGATGAATCGAGCTACTGTGGCTGGTTACTGGAAGGCTACGGGAAAAGACCGTAAGATTAAATCAGGGAAGACCAAGATTATAGGTGTTAAGAGGACTCTAGTGTTTTATACAGGTCGTGCTCCTAAGGGAACACGGACTTGTTGGATTATGCATGAGTACCGCGCTACAGAGAAGGATCTTGATGGAACTAAGTCAGGACAG AACCCATTTGTTATTTGCAAGTTGTTTAAGAAGCAAGATATTGTGAACGGAGCTGCACCAGAAGATTCAAAGTCATGTGAAGTTGAACCAGCGGTCTCGTCTCCAACTGTTGTGGACGAGATGAGATCTGAGGTTGACATGTCTGAGGTATCTCCTGTTTTCCCTAAAACCGAAGACACGAAGCCTTGTTGTGATGTCGCGGAATCTTCGCTTCTAGTCTCCAGCGAATGTCGTAGTGAAAACTCTGCCGCTGAGGCTACAACCACCGGA CTTGATGATATTGATTGGCTCTCATATCTGGAGTTTGATTCCTTGAATCAGAAACTGTTCTCTCCGTTGCACTCTCAGTTGCAATCTGAGATTGGATCCTCTGTCAATGGTTATCAATCTGGTTCAAACGAACTGTTCAGAAACCACAATGGGGATCACATTCAGACTCAGTACGGTACAAACGATGCGGATGAATATATGACCAAGTTCTTGGAGTCTTTTAATGAGATTCCTTATGAGCTTCCAGAGAGGAAAGAGTTAGTGGAACAGAAGCCAGAACAGATACCACATCATGAGCCACATAATATTCTCAGGACATGCAACCAGATCAGTGATGTATCTCAAACAGGGATTAAGATTAGGACACGACGGGCACAAGCCCCTGGTTGTGCTGAGAAGTTTGTAATGCAAGGTGATGCCCCAAGAAGGTTACGTCTTCAGGTTCACCTTGACAGTCACAAGTCAGAAACTGACAGCACACAACTCCTCTGTATCAAGAAAGAG GTTAAGGACACTACAAAGGAAACTATAACGAAAGGATGTGGTAGTTTCACCAGATCAAAGAGCAAGACCAGTTTCATATTCAAGAAGATTGCAGTTATGAGATGTTCATACAAAGGGCTGCTAAGAGCGGGTGTGGTAGCGCTTGTGTTTGTGATGTCGGTTTGCAGTCTAATAATCGCATAA
- the LOC104706773 gene encoding NAC domain-containing protein 91-like isoform X1, with product MDVLSLASLPVGFRFSPTDEELVKYYLRLKINGHDDDVRVIREIDICKWEPWDLPDFSVVKTTDSEWLFFCPLDRKYPSGSRMNRATVAGYWKATGKDRKIKSGKTKIIGVKRTLVFYTGRAPKGTRTCWIMHEYRATEKDLDGTKSGQNPFVICKLFKKQDIVNGAAPEDSKSCEVEPAVSSPTVVDEMRSEVDMSEVSPVFPKTEDTKPCCDVAESSLLVSSECRSENSAAEATTTGLDDIDWLSYLEFDSLNQKLFSPLHSQLQSEIGSSVNGYQSGSNELFRNHNGDHIQTQYGTNDADEYMTKFLESFNEIPYELPERKELVEQKPEQIPHHEPHNILRTCNQISDVSQTGIKIRTRRAQAPGCAEKFVMQGDAPRRLRLQVHLDSHKSETDSTQLLCIKKEVKDTTKETITKGCGSFTRSKSKTSFIFKKIAVMRCSYKGLLRAGVVALVFVMSVCSLIIA from the exons ATGGATGTATTATCGCTGGCTTCACTACCTGTGGGGTTCAGATTTAGTCCAACGGATGAAGAGTTAGTAAAGTACTATCTCCGGCTCAAGATCAATGGTCACGATGACGACGTCAGAGTCATCCGTGAGATCGATATCTGCAAATGGGAACCATGGGATTTGCCTG ATTTTTCTGTGGTGAAGACGACAGATTCAGAGTGGCTCTTCTTCTGTCCATTGGACAGGAAGTATCCGAGTGGAAGTAGGATGAATCGAGCTACTGTGGCTGGTTACTGGAAG GCTACGGGAAAAGACCGTAAGATTAAATCAGGGAAGACCAAGATTATAGGTGTTAAGAGGACTCTAGTGTTTTATACAGGTCGTGCTCCTAAGGGAACACGGACTTGTTGGATTATGCATGAGTACCGCGCTACAGAGAAGGATCTTGATGGAACTAAGTCAGGACAG AACCCATTTGTTATTTGCAAGTTGTTTAAGAAGCAAGATATTGTGAACGGAGCTGCACCAGAAGATTCAAAGTCATGTGAAGTTGAACCAGCGGTCTCGTCTCCAACTGTTGTGGACGAGATGAGATCTGAGGTTGACATGTCTGAGGTATCTCCTGTTTTCCCTAAAACCGAAGACACGAAGCCTTGTTGTGATGTCGCGGAATCTTCGCTTCTAGTCTCCAGCGAATGTCGTAGTGAAAACTCTGCCGCTGAGGCTACAACCACCGGA CTTGATGATATTGATTGGCTCTCATATCTGGAGTTTGATTCCTTGAATCAGAAACTGTTCTCTCCGTTGCACTCTCAGTTGCAATCTGAGATTGGATCCTCTGTCAATGGTTATCAATCTGGTTCAAACGAACTGTTCAGAAACCACAATGGGGATCACATTCAGACTCAGTACGGTACAAACGATGCGGATGAATATATGACCAAGTTCTTGGAGTCTTTTAATGAGATTCCTTATGAGCTTCCAGAGAGGAAAGAGTTAGTGGAACAGAAGCCAGAACAGATACCACATCATGAGCCACATAATATTCTCAGGACATGCAACCAGATCAGTGATGTATCTCAAACAGGGATTAAGATTAGGACACGACGGGCACAAGCCCCTGGTTGTGCTGAGAAGTTTGTAATGCAAGGTGATGCCCCAAGAAGGTTACGTCTTCAGGTTCACCTTGACAGTCACAAGTCAGAAACTGACAGCACACAACTCCTCTGTATCAAGAAAGAG GTTAAGGACACTACAAAGGAAACTATAACGAAAGGATGTGGTAGTTTCACCAGATCAAAGAGCAAGACCAGTTTCATATTCAAGAAGATTGCAGTTATGAGATGTTCATACAAAGGGCTGCTAAGAGCGGGTGTGGTAGCGCTTGTGTTTGTGATGTCGGTTTGCAGTCTAATAATCGCATAA
- the LOC104706777 gene encoding pathogenesis-related protein 5-like isoform X1, whose amino-acid sequence MGKSPMVPMAVLFYVSVLFSVSYASTFVITNNCPFTIWPGTLAGSGTQALPTTGFRLDVGQSVRIPSTLGWSGRIWARTGCNFDANGMGKCMTGDCGGKLECAGNGAAPPTSLFEITLGHGSDDKDFYDISLVDGYNLPIVALPTGGGLVGACNATGCVADVNNSCPKELQVMGEEEEQRGGVVACKSACEAFGLDQYCCSGQFANPTACRPSMYSSIFKRACPRAYSYAFDDGTSTFTCKASEYAIIFCPGRVKRPDSQSSDPPSPPQNQFGQPMAPPPQNSYGQPMAPPTYGQPMAPPTQNQYNQPVVAPPTQNQYSPPVAPLTQNPPGPNEEIMAPPPQNQNGNGQLMPPPTVNQVPNDQYMNPPIEDQSQRETQSSSDILRPFPVLLLLGFSLTALRQSGMT is encoded by the exons ATGGGAAAATCACCAATGGTTCCCATGGctgttcttttttatgtttctgtACTGTTCTCTGTTTCTTATGCCTCCACGTTTGTTATCACAAATAACTGTCCCTTTACTATATGGCCCGGAACTCTTGCAGGCTCTGGCACCCAGGCACTACCCACGACGGGGTTCAGGCTTGATGTGGGACAGTCTGTTAGGATTCCCTCGACTCTAGGCTGGTCAGGTCGGATATGGGCTAGGACCGGTTGCAACTTTGATGCTAATGGCATGGGAAAATGTATGACTGGAGACTGCGGCGGGAAGCTGGAGTGCGCCGGTAATGGTGCTGCTCCGCCGACATCACTATTTGAGATCACACTTGGTCACGGTTCTGATGACAAAGATTTCTACGATATCAGTCTTGTTGATGGGTATAATCTACCCATAGTTGCTCTCCCAACAGGTGGTGGGCTGGTTGGAGCTTGTAATGCTACAGGATGTGTTGCGGATGTCAACAATAGCTGTCCAAAGGAACTTCAAGTGatgggagaggaagaagaacagagaggAGGAGTTGTTGCATGCAAGAGCGCTTGTGAGGCCTTTGGGTTGGACCAGTACTGTTGCAGCGGTCAGTTTGCTAACCCGACCGCATGCCGACCATCTATGTACTCTTCCATCTTCAAGAGAGCCTGTCCCAGAGCTTATAGCTATGCCTTTGATGATGGAACCAGTACTTTCACTTGCAAGGCTTCTGAATATGCCATTATCTTCTGCCCTGGCAG GGTTAAAAGACCAGACAGCCAGAGCTCGGATCCTCCCAGCCCGCCCCAGAATCAGTTTGGGCAACCTATGGCTCCTCCACCTCAGAATTCGTACGGTCAACCTATGGCTCCACCAACATATGGTCAACCAATGGCTCCTCCCACTCAGAATCAATACAATCAACCTGTGGTGGCTCCACCGACTCAAAATCAGTACAGTCCACCTGTCGCGCCTCTCACTCAGAACCCACCTGGACCAAACGAGGAAATAATGGCTCCCCCACCTCAGAATCAAAATGGGAATGGGCAGCTCATGCCTCCTCCCACAGTGAACCAAGTTCCAAACGACCAGTATATGAATCCCCCAATTGAGGATCAGAGTCAAAGAGAGACTCAATCCTCATCCGATATACTTCGACCTTTCCCAGTCTTGTTGCTTCTTGGTTTCAGTCTAACTGCTTTGAGGCAATCAGGCATGACATGA
- the LOC104706777 gene encoding COPII coat assembly protein sec16-like isoform X2 produces the protein MGKCMTGDCGGKLECAGNGAAPPTSLFEITLGHGSDDKDFYDISLVDGYNLPIVALPTGGGLVGACNATGCVADVNNSCPKELQVMGEEEEQRGGVVACKSACEAFGLDQYCCSGQFANPTACRPSMYSSIFKRACPRAYSYAFDDGTSTFTCKASEYAIIFCPGRVKRPDSQSSDPPSPPQNQFGQPMAPPPQNSYGQPMAPPTYGQPMAPPTQNQYNQPVVAPPTQNQYSPPVAPLTQNPPGPNEEIMAPPPQNQNGNGQLMPPPTVNQVPNDQYMNPPIEDQSQRETQSSSDILRPFPVLLLLGFSLTALRQSGMT, from the exons ATGGGAAAATGTATGACTGGAGACTGCGGCGGGAAGCTGGAGTGCGCCGGTAATGGTGCTGCTCCGCCGACATCACTATTTGAGATCACACTTGGTCACGGTTCTGATGACAAAGATTTCTACGATATCAGTCTTGTTGATGGGTATAATCTACCCATAGTTGCTCTCCCAACAGGTGGTGGGCTGGTTGGAGCTTGTAATGCTACAGGATGTGTTGCGGATGTCAACAATAGCTGTCCAAAGGAACTTCAAGTGatgggagaggaagaagaacagagaggAGGAGTTGTTGCATGCAAGAGCGCTTGTGAGGCCTTTGGGTTGGACCAGTACTGTTGCAGCGGTCAGTTTGCTAACCCGACCGCATGCCGACCATCTATGTACTCTTCCATCTTCAAGAGAGCCTGTCCCAGAGCTTATAGCTATGCCTTTGATGATGGAACCAGTACTTTCACTTGCAAGGCTTCTGAATATGCCATTATCTTCTGCCCTGGCAG GGTTAAAAGACCAGACAGCCAGAGCTCGGATCCTCCCAGCCCGCCCCAGAATCAGTTTGGGCAACCTATGGCTCCTCCACCTCAGAATTCGTACGGTCAACCTATGGCTCCACCAACATATGGTCAACCAATGGCTCCTCCCACTCAGAATCAATACAATCAACCTGTGGTGGCTCCACCGACTCAAAATCAGTACAGTCCACCTGTCGCGCCTCTCACTCAGAACCCACCTGGACCAAACGAGGAAATAATGGCTCCCCCACCTCAGAATCAAAATGGGAATGGGCAGCTCATGCCTCCTCCCACAGTGAACCAAGTTCCAAACGACCAGTATATGAATCCCCCAATTGAGGATCAGAGTCAAAGAGAGACTCAATCCTCATCCGATATACTTCGACCTTTCCCAGTCTTGTTGCTTCTTGGTTTCAGTCTAACTGCTTTGAGGCAATCAGGCATGACATGA
- the LOC104706779 gene encoding uncharacterized protein LOC104706779 isoform X2: protein MEVFGKSPMVTSAPNVIYLSAILGRDCDGPNQGHKCDWKCENEIVCGNMYRCKLTGLTHVCDKNCNQRILYDNHSSLCRASGWVFPLSSVEEQAVRGVRRKLDAESHPSESCSFKRRRRDAQFHASPFERSFSAVSPICSPAGDGMELS, encoded by the coding sequence ATGGAGGTATTTGGAAAATCTCCCATGGTTACATCTGCACCCAATGTTATTTACTTGTCTGCAATTCTGGGTCGCGATTGCGATGGACCCAACCAGGGTCACAAATGTGACTGGAAATGTGAGAATGAGATTGTTTGTGGGAATATGTACCGCTGCAAACTAACTGGCCTGACTCATGTCTGCGACAAGAACTGTAACCAGAGGATTCTCTATGATAACCATAGCTCCTTGTGCCGTGCCAGCGGCTGGGTTTTCCCTCTCTCGTCGGTTGAGGAGCAGGCTGTGAGAGGTGTCCGTAGGAAGCTCGATGCTGAGAGTCATCCTTCTGAGAGCTGTTCGTTTAAGCGTCGTCGTCGTGATGCTCAGTTCCATGCTTCTCCTTTCGAGAGGTCTTTCTCTGCTGTGAGCCCCATCTGCAGCCCAGCTGGAGACGGGATGGAGTTGAGTTAG